CAAGATATCCTCCTATGGGGCCCTCCGTTCACAGCTGGCGGGTTCATTTTGGGCTACTTTGCCCCGCTGCTGCTGTTTAGAGCCATCCATGCGGCCATCATTCAGAAAGTAGAGGGGCTACCGCTCAGCACTCTCATCGCCGGGGGCATCGGGCTTTTTGTGGGCCTGATGGTAGCAGCGCTGATAACGATCCCCCTTTCCTACCTGCCCAGGGACCTGGGCGATTTCGCGCCGCTGGTCGCCTCAGTCTTTGTCATCATCGTCATGACGCTGACGTTCGTTTCACGGGAACGGGACCTGATGAATTTCCTGCGCATCACGACGGACGGCGGAACAGGCCCGAACAAGATCATCCTGGACACGAGCGCGATCATTGACGGGCGCATCGCGGACATCGTCCAGACGGGGTTTATCCACGATACGCTGGTAGTGCCGAAGTTCGTGCTGGAAGAGTTGCAGCAGATCGCGGACTCCCGGGACGCCATGCGGCGTGCCAGGGGACGCAGAGGCCTGGAGATACTGAATAAGCTGGGACGCGAGGACAAGGTGCCGATGATGTTCCCGGACACGATCACGCAGGGAACGGATGTGGACGGCAAGCTGGTGGCGCTGGCCCGGGAGATGCGCGCCGCGCTGCTCACGACGGACTTCAACCTGAACCGAGTGGCCTCCATCCAAGGGGTGAAGGTCCTGGACATGAACGACCTTGCGCACGCGCTCCGCCCCATCCTGCAACCCGGGGAAGAGATGCGCATCCAGATCGTGCAAGAGGGGAAAGAGGCGGGCCAAGGCGTAGGCTTCCTGGACGACGGCACGATGGTAGTCATCGAGAACGGGAAGCGGCTCATCGGGGAAGAGACGGACGTTTCCGTGACGCGGGTGCTGCAGACGAACGCCGGACGCATCGTCTTCGCGCAGCTCAAGGGGTAACCGCCCCGCATGCCGCCGCCTTCCGCCGCAGGCTCCTCATCGGCACGCGCGCCCCAATTGGGCGTGGTGATCGCCGCCGCCGGGGAAAGCCGCCGGATGCAGGGCATAGACAAGATCCTGACGCCGGTGTTGGGCAAACCGATCCTCGCGCATTCCGTGGAGACCTTTGAGGCTTCGGCACTGGTCCATGAGATCGTCATCGTGATGCGGGCAGACCTTGTGCCCATGGGCGAGGCGCTGGCGCGGAAGGCGGGCTGGCGCAAGGTGACGGCCATCGTGAGCGGGGGCGCACGACGGCAGGATTCCGTGAAGGCAGGCCTTTTTGCCCTAAGGCAGTGCGACTATGTGATGATCCACGATGGGGCGCGGCCCTGTGTGACCGGAGCCATCATCGCACGGGGGCTGGAGGCGGCGAAGGCGACGGGGGCGGCCATCGCGGCGGTGCCTGCGAAGGATACGATCAAGCAGGTGAACGCCGACCAGGAGATCACGGCCACGCCGCCGCGAGAAGGCCTGTGGCAGGTACAGACGCCCCAGGTGTTTCGGTACGACATGCTTGTGAAGGCGTATTCCGAAATCACGGCAGACGCGACGGACGACGCGATGCTGGTGGAGCGGATGGGAGAGACGGTGAAGGTCTTTATGGCTTCTTACGAAAATATCAAGGTCACGACGCCGGAGGATATAACGGTAGCCGAAGTGCTTCTGAGGAAAAAGGGGCAGGGATGACGAGCTTCCGCGTGGGCACAGGATACGACGCACACCCGCTGGTCCCCGGCAGACGGCTGATGCTGGGCGGCGTCCACATCCCCCATGAGAAGGGGTTGGAGGGCCACAGCGATTCCGACGTGGTGTGCCACGCCATCGTGGATGCGCTGCTGGGGGCGGCGGGCCTGGGGGACATCGGCACGTTCTTCCCGCCGAGCGACGCGCGCTACAAGGATGCGCCGAGCCTGACTTTCGTGGAGTTCACGGCGAAAAAGCTGGCGGAGGCGCGTTGGCGCATCGGAAATGTGGATGTTACAATCATCGCCCAGCACCCCAGGATGAGCCCGCACGTGCCAGAGATGCGCAAGCGCCTGAGCGCAGCCCTGGGCATCGAGCCGGCCAGGCTCGGCATCAAATCGAAATCCACCAACGGCCTTGGGTTTGAAGGCCGGAGCGAAGGCATCGCGGCACAGGCCGTGGCGCTCATCGAACAAGCCACCTCATGAAGATCTCCAGCACGCTGACGGGCAAGAAGGAAGAGTTCGCGCCCGCCGACGGCAAGACGGTCAAGATGTATGTGTGCGGCGTCACGCCTTATTCGGCGGCGCACGTGGGCCACGCCATGAGCGCCATGAACTTCGACATGATCCGGCGCTACCTGGAGCACAAGGGCTACACGGTGCGCTACGTCCAGAACTTCACGGATATAGACGATAAGATCATTGACCGGGCGAACCGCCTGGGCATCCCGGCCACGGAGCTGGCTGAGCGGCACATCGCCGAGTTCTTCCGGGAGATGGACGCGCTGAACATCAAGCGGGCGACGGTCTATCCGCGCGCCACCCAGGAGCTGCCGAAGATCATCGAGGTGATCCAGGGGCTCATCGCGAAGGGGTATGCATACGTAGCCGGCAACAACGACGTCTATTTCCGCGTGACGAAGGACGACGACTACGGGAAGCTGAGCCACCGCACGCTGGACAGCATGGTGGCGGGGGCGCGGGTGGAGCCCGGGGTGCAGAAGGAGCACCCGATGGACTTCGCCCTGTGGAAGGCGGCGAAGCCGGGGGAGCCGGAGTGGGCCAGCCCCTGGGGCCCCGGCAGGCCGGGGTGGCACATCGAGTGCTCGGCCATGTCCCTCCGGCACCTTGGAGAGACGCTGGACATCCACGGGGGCGGGGCGGACCTGATCTTCCCGCATCATGAGAACGAGATCGCGCAGAGCGAATCGTTCACGGGGAAGCAGCCCTTCGCGCGGTTCTGGCTGCACAACGGCCTCCTGCAGCTTGGCGAAGAGAAGATGAGCAAATCGCTGGGGAACCTGGTGACGATCAAAGAGGCGCTGGAGCGGCATTCCGCGGACGCGATGCGGCTCTTTGTCCTCGGCTCGCACTACCGCTCCCCGCTGAAGTTCAGCGAGGAATCGGTGCAGGCGGCGGACCGGGGCGCGGAGCGCCTACGCATCGCGGCGGGAGCCACGTCCAAAGGGACAGGCGACCCGGTGGATGCGGCGCCGTTCAACAAGCGTTTTGAAGAGGCGATGGACGACGATTTCAACACGGCGCAGGCGATCGCGGCGCTGTTCGACCTGGCGCGGGAGATCAACCGAGGGGCAGAAGAGGCGCGAGGAATCCAGAAGGCCCAGGTGACACTGAGGGCCTTGGCCGGAGTGCTGGGCCTGACGCTGAAAGAGGCGGCAAGTCACGAGGCAATGGACCTGACACCGCTCCTGGCGCTGATTGACGAGGTGGGAGAGCCGCCAAGCGCAAAACCGACGGCGTTGGCCCAGGTGATGGACCACCTTATCGCGCGGCGGGCGGCGCTGAGGAAGGCGAAGCATTTCCAGCTTGCCGACCGGATACGGATCCGCCTGGGAGAGCTGGGGATCGCGCTGGAAGACGGCCCCGAAGGGACCAAGTGGCGGAAGGCGCGATAGCTGCCTCAGGCATTCCTGATTCGGCTTTCAGGTCTCCTTAGGTATCACCCAGACGGCTTACTCTCACGCTTTTCTAACCAAGTAATCCAATCTGTAACTCTTCTGTTACCGTTCTGTGACGCAATTCGCCTAATACAAGGCTAACCTTTTGCTTAGTTTCTACGTTCACTATTTTGAGGGATGCAACTTCAACCACCCCGGTGCATCCTGTGGGCGGACGGAAAGGGGACCGTCCGGGTGAACGAAGGAACGGAGCAAAGCCATGATGTACTTAAAGGGCTGTCCGAAGTGCAAGGGTGACCTGTATGAGGAGGAAGACCGGTTCGGGAAGTATGCCTCCTGCGCTCAGTGCGGCTATAGCAAGGAGCAGGCGAACGCCGGGATGCTGGCGACGCTGATGCAGGAAGTTCCTACGGCCAGACGGCCTGGGCGGCCTGCAGGCCATAAGCGCTACCTCGCCGCCGGCGGCAGATAGACGAGGCCCCTAGCGGGCGTTCAGTCCAAGTCACGCTCTTTTGGAGGCATTCCGATATCAGATCGGAACGCCTCCTTTCTTTCCCGGGGAAAATTACGCATTTTGAGTTGACGCGCCGGAAAGCCCGTGTGAGAATATCTCTGCTCTCTTCAAAGGAATCTCCTCTGCAACTCATCAGCTTTGACATAGACGGGACAATGGTTTTCGGCGAGCCCCCAGGCAGAATCACCCTCGAGATCGTTCGCAGGGCAAAGGAACTGGGTTACGTGGTGGGAAGCGCCTCCGATAGGCCCATCAGCAACCAGATCCAGCTCTGGAAAGAGCATAATATCGAGGTAGACTTCGTCTCCCTGAAGCACCGATTGGATGAAGTGAAGGCGAAGTTCCCGGCGGAGAAGTACCTGCACATCGGCGACGGTGAGATGGACAAGTATTTCGCGAAGCAGGCGGGGTTTGACTTCCACTTCGTGCATGACCTACCCGGGGAGCATAGGGAACTGCACTCCTGGGTGACGGAGCTCCAGCGGGACCTGAAGAAGAACCTGGGCATCTAGCCTAGCGCTTGGGCCGCACCAGGGCCGGATCGCCACGTTTCACGCCCAGCAGTGCGGCGGCATTGCCATTGCGAACGGCGATCTCCAAGTAGTCGCTGCTGCCCCAGAGGGCAAGCAGGCCGACGGCGTCAGCAAACGTCTCACTGAGCTTTGGGATGCTCTTTCCGGCAACCTCCACCGTTATGTCGCCTTTTGCATCCTATCCTGATATTTGTCACTAGGTTACCGAAGGCGTCCACGTGCAGTACGGCTCCGCGAAGGGAGCCGTCCCTTTCTCGAACCGGAAAGGCGACATCCAAGGTGACGAGGCGCTTCAGAGATGGCCCCAAGCGCCGGATGGGCAGGCCGCGTGAGAGGTGCGCGGCGGCTGGAGCGAAGATATCGCGGCCGTGGAATGTGCTGCTGACGCGCTTGAGGCGATAGCGAGGGTTCGTGATGGCGTAAGCGCGGGCTTGCGATGGGAGAGTTGACGATGCGCCGCCGCCCAACACGAGCGACAGGAGACCGTTATCCGGCGCAAGGAAGCTGTGCCCCTTGAAGGAGACGGCGACGGCCTTTCGCTTGGTGCCGACGCCCGGGTCCACGACGGCGAGGTGCAGCGTGCCCTTGGGGAAGGAGCGCCAGGCGGTGGAAAGGAGGAAGGCGCCGTGGAGGATATCTTGCGGCGGCACCTGGTGGGAGATGTCCACCAGACGAGCGCGCGGGTTGATGGAGAGGATGACGCCCTTAACGGAGGCGACGTAGGGGTCCGAGAGGCCGAAGTCCGTGGTGAGGGTGATGATCGGCGCCATGGCCGACCTGGCTAGAAGATGCGCGCGCTGACGATGGAGACAACCAGGAAAACGACGACAAGAAGGATCGTCGCGCGAAAGAGAGTCTGCTCGAAGCCTCTCCTGGTGCGATAGGCACCGCCGCTACCGCCGCCGAAGAAGCCGCCGCCCGTGCCCTTCACCTGAAGGATGAAGAGGATGACGAGGACGATGGAGAGGATGATCGAGATGTAGTTGAAGGCGGTTTGCATGACAACCTATTCATTATAGCCGATTAGGTGGGTTTCATCTTGTCCAGGCGCTCTTTCAGGAGGTCCTGCACCACATTGGGATTGGCCCGGCCCTTGGAAGATTTCATGACCTGGCCTACCAGGAACTTCACCGCCGTCTCCTTGCCGCTCATGTAGTCCTTGACGGCCTGGGGATTGGCCGCGACGGCCTGTTCGATGAGAGGGGTCATCTCATCGGCGCTGGAGATCTGGGTCTTGCCCTGTTCCTTGACCAGATGGGCAGGGCCTTTGCCTGTTTTGAAGGCGGCCTCAAAGACTTCCTTGGCGACGACCTGGTTAATGGTCCTGGATTCCACAAGCTCGACGACCTCCGAGACGTGCTCCGGGCGCATCTTGACCTTAGGGTCTTCGATCTCGATATTCTCGGCGTTCAGGAGTCGGGACATCTCACCCAGGACCCAGTTGGCGACGGCCTTGGCGCGGGCCTTCGCATCGGCGCCGGGCTTGAGCTTCACCGTGGTCTCGAAGAAATCGGCCATAGCCTTGCTGTTGGTGAGGAGTCGCGCATCGTAGTCGGATAGGGCGTACTCCGTCATGTAGCGCTCGCGACGGGCATCGGGAAGCTCGGGCATGCGAGCCTTGATGAGGGAGACCCACTCGCGATCGAGGTGCAGAGGCGGGAGATCAGGCTCCGGGAAGTAGCGGTAATCGTGCGCCCGCTCCTTGCTGCGCTGGCTGAGGGTTGCGCCCTTGGCTTCATTCCAGCCGCGGGTCTCGCGAACGACGCGCCCGCCGGAATCGAGGACCTGCGCCTGGCGCTCCACCTCAAAGAGAAGGGCGCGATAGACGGCGCGGAAGCTGTTCATGTTC
This DNA window, taken from Chloroflexota bacterium, encodes the following:
- the ispD gene encoding 2-C-methyl-D-erythritol 4-phosphate cytidylyltransferase, whose translation is MPPPSAAGSSSARAPQLGVVIAAAGESRRMQGIDKILTPVLGKPILAHSVETFEASALVHEIVIVMRADLVPMGEALARKAGWRKVTAIVSGGARRQDSVKAGLFALRQCDYVMIHDGARPCVTGAIIARGLEAAKATGAAIAAVPAKDTIKQVNADQEITATPPREGLWQVQTPQVFRYDMLVKAYSEITADATDDAMLVERMGETVKVFMASYENIKVTTPEDITVAEVLLRKKGQG
- the gatB gene encoding Asp-tRNA(Asn)/Glu-tRNA(Gln) amidotransferase subunit GatB, which encodes MTTKTKFEYEAVIGLEVHAQVLTKSKMFCACAADYQSAGPNTRVCPVCMGMPGVLPVMNKVAVEATILTGLALNCTINERAKFDRKNYPYPDLVKGYQISEYDQPIASNGWIDVEADGQKRRIRVTRVHLEEDTAKLTHKIDPSGETYSLVDLNRSGTPLMEIVGEPDIRSAEEARQYLTKLRSILQYLGVSTGNMEEGSFRCDANVSIRPKGSTKLPDHKVEVKNMNSFRAVYRALLFEVERQAQVLDSGGRVVRETRGWNEAKGATLSQRSKERAHDYRYFPEPDLPPLHLDREWVSLIKARMPELPDARRERYMTEYALSDYDARLLTNSKAMADFFETTVKLKPGADAKARAKAVANWVLGEMSRLLNAENIEIEDPKVKMRPEHVSEVVELVESRTINQVVAKEVFEAAFKTGKGPAHLVKEQGKTQISSADEMTPLIEQAVAANPQAVKDYMSGKETAVKFLVGQVMKSSKGRANPNVVQDLLKERLDKMKPT
- a CDS encoding TRAM domain-containing protein, which encodes MTTAPVKSEPAAPPPKEKRYQSSGFRYLRAACAMALGGAGWLIGASAADAASQDILLWGPPFTAGGFILGYFAPLLLFRAIHAAIIQKVEGLPLSTLIAGGIGLFVGLMVAALITIPLSYLPRDLGDFAPLVASVFVIIVMTLTFVSRERDLMNFLRITTDGGTGPNKIILDTSAIIDGRIADIVQTGFIHDTLVVPKFVLEELQQIADSRDAMRRARGRRGLEILNKLGREDKVPMMFPDTITQGTDVDGKLVALAREMRAALLTTDFNLNRVASIQGVKVLDMNDLAHALRPILQPGEEMRIQIVQEGKEAGQGVGFLDDGTMVVIENGKRLIGEETDVSVTRVLQTNAGRIVFAQLKG
- a CDS encoding cysteine--tRNA ligase codes for the protein MKISSTLTGKKEEFAPADGKTVKMYVCGVTPYSAAHVGHAMSAMNFDMIRRYLEHKGYTVRYVQNFTDIDDKIIDRANRLGIPATELAERHIAEFFREMDALNIKRATVYPRATQELPKIIEVIQGLIAKGYAYVAGNNDVYFRVTKDDDYGKLSHRTLDSMVAGARVEPGVQKEHPMDFALWKAAKPGEPEWASPWGPGRPGWHIECSAMSLRHLGETLDIHGGGADLIFPHHENEIAQSESFTGKQPFARFWLHNGLLQLGEEKMSKSLGNLVTIKEALERHSADAMRLFVLGSHYRSPLKFSEESVQAADRGAERLRIAAGATSKGTGDPVDAAPFNKRFEEAMDDDFNTAQAIAALFDLAREINRGAEEARGIQKAQVTLRALAGVLGLTLKEAASHEAMDLTPLLALIDEVGEPPSAKPTALAQVMDHLIARRAALRKAKHFQLADRIRIRLGELGIALEDGPEGTKWRKAR
- the secG gene encoding preprotein translocase subunit SecG — translated: MQTAFNYISIILSIVLVILFILQVKGTGGGFFGGGSGGAYRTRRGFEQTLFRATILLVVVFLVVSIVSARIF
- a CDS encoding 2-C-methyl-D-erythritol 2,4-cyclodiphosphate synthase; translated protein: MTSFRVGTGYDAHPLVPGRRLMLGGVHIPHEKGLEGHSDSDVVCHAIVDALLGAAGLGDIGTFFPPSDARYKDAPSLTFVEFTAKKLAEARWRIGNVDVTIIAQHPRMSPHVPEMRKRLSAALGIEPARLGIKSKSTNGLGFEGRSEGIAAQAVALIEQATS